A window of Lacibacter sediminis contains these coding sequences:
- a CDS encoding endonuclease III domain-containing protein: protein MPTKTNWPEAIKPLLKKYKGKQHPLEYKNTYQLVVMVVLSAQDSDRNINSLAPKLFEAYPNMQALTKATEETLFPFISKVRNFGNKAKWLTGIAEKIKKDSNIPETLDELVELPGIGRKSACVILRESGKPAEGVIVDLHVVRVAPRLGIATGTDPKKIEKQIMEVLPQKDWDAGMAMSFLGREICRPKPNCEKCLMNTVCAYYKANS from the coding sequence ATGCCAACGAAAACCAACTGGCCGGAAGCCATAAAGCCATTACTTAAAAAATACAAAGGCAAGCAACATCCGCTGGAGTATAAAAATACTTACCAGTTGGTGGTGATGGTGGTATTATCTGCACAGGATTCCGACAGGAATATCAATAGTCTTGCACCAAAACTCTTTGAAGCCTATCCCAACATGCAGGCGCTCACAAAAGCAACAGAAGAAACGTTGTTTCCCTTCATTAGTAAAGTGCGCAACTTTGGCAACAAAGCAAAATGGCTCACAGGTATTGCAGAAAAAATTAAAAAGGACAGCAATATTCCTGAAACACTTGATGAGTTGGTGGAACTGCCAGGTATTGGCCGTAAATCAGCTTGTGTTATCCTGCGTGAAAGCGGTAAACCGGCTGAAGGTGTAATTGTTGATCTGCATGTTGTTCGTGTTGCACCACGGTTAGGAATAGCAACAGGCACCGATCCAAAGAAAATTGAAAAACAGATCATGGAAGTGCTGCCGCAAAAAGACTGGGATGCAGGTATGGCTATGTCGTTTTTAGGACGAGAGATCTGCCGGCCAAAACCGAATTGTGAAAAGTGTTTGATGAATACGGTTTGTGCGTATTATAAAGCGAATAGCTAA
- a CDS encoding FN3 domain-containing metallophosphoesterase family protein, giving the protein MKKPILKMENQKPSFNRRKFLTNAAKIAGVGAAGYIYIRGCNNDDKPIAVPPPIIQHEFLTQPYLHTLDNKQMYIRWITNRNCYSWVEYGEATALDKKIHAVTDGLVNANNRVHEIVLDDLVPGKTYQYRVASKEIRRWDEDVAVFGETIYGKTYTFKTIADDTDEVNLLVLNDLHDTPSSFPHLLKLNGSDPYDLVFLNGDMFNYQKGEEQIINHLITPCTNGFAIQKPMLFVRGNHELRGPFAHQLKDYFSYPQGYYFHFQCGPVFAIALDTGEDKEDDRPVYAGLAAFDAFREKQAVWLEKLMQSEAYRNARYKVVFMHIPPFYSNDAHGSMHSRKLFSPLFDQYKVDLVVCGHTHVHGVHPPVKDQHDYPIIIGGGPKPGTRTLIKINASQQELKVQMLDDTGKEVGKYSIK; this is encoded by the coding sequence ATGAAAAAGCCCATCCTTAAAATGGAAAACCAAAAACCATCCTTTAACCGCCGTAAGTTTTTAACCAATGCTGCAAAAATTGCAGGCGTTGGTGCTGCGGGTTATATTTACATCAGGGGTTGTAATAACGATGATAAACCAATCGCTGTTCCGCCTCCAATTATTCAACACGAATTTCTTACGCAACCATACCTGCACACACTTGATAATAAGCAGATGTATATCCGCTGGATCACCAATCGTAACTGTTACAGTTGGGTGGAGTATGGTGAAGCAACTGCTCTTGACAAAAAGATTCATGCTGTTACTGATGGTTTGGTGAATGCAAATAACCGTGTGCATGAAATTGTCTTAGATGATCTTGTTCCGGGAAAGACCTATCAATACCGTGTTGCTTCCAAAGAGATCAGGCGTTGGGATGAAGATGTTGCTGTGTTTGGTGAAACTATTTACGGCAAAACATACACATTCAAAACAATTGCCGATGATACAGATGAAGTGAATCTTCTTGTGTTAAATGATCTGCATGATACGCCTTCTTCTTTCCCTCACTTATTGAAACTGAACGGTAGTGATCCCTACGATCTCGTTTTTCTCAATGGCGATATGTTCAACTATCAAAAAGGAGAGGAGCAGATCATCAATCATCTTATTACGCCTTGTACAAATGGTTTTGCCATACAAAAACCAATGTTGTTTGTGCGTGGCAACCATGAACTTCGAGGGCCATTCGCACATCAGTTAAAAGATTATTTTTCTTATCCGCAGGGTTATTATTTTCATTTTCAATGCGGACCTGTATTTGCCATTGCATTAGATACGGGAGAAGATAAAGAAGATGACAGACCTGTATATGCAGGACTTGCAGCTTTCGATGCATTCAGGGAAAAACAAGCTGTCTGGTTGGAGAAGTTAATGCAATCGGAAGCTTACAGGAATGCACGCTATAAAGTTGTATTTATGCATATCCCTCCGTTTTATTCAAACGATGCACATGGAAGCATGCATAGTCGTAAATTGTTTTCTCCACTGTTTGATCAATATAAAGTTGATCTTGTTGTATGCGGTCACACACATGTTCATGGCGTTCATCCTCCGGTAAAAGATCAACATGATTACCCGATCATTATTGGCGGAGGACCAAAGCCCGGCACAAGAACATTAATTAAGATCAATGCCAGTCAACAGGAATTGAAAGTTCAAATGCTTGATGATACAGGTAAAGAAGTCGGGAAATACAGTATAAAGTAA
- a CDS encoding VOC family protein yields the protein MQKITPFLWFDGNAEEAMNFYLSVFKNSKKISTMPGPGGTVMGVSFELDGLEFKGLNAGPMFKFNEAISFFVNADTQEEIDYYWNSLTADGGQESMCGWLKDKFGVSWQIVPPVLGELLSHPDREKAGRAMQAMMQMKKIIIADLQNA from the coding sequence ATGCAAAAGATCACTCCGTTTTTATGGTTCGATGGCAATGCCGAAGAAGCCATGAATTTTTATTTATCTGTGTTTAAGAATTCAAAGAAAATTTCAACGATGCCTGGTCCTGGCGGAACAGTCATGGGCGTTTCGTTTGAACTCGATGGTTTGGAGTTTAAAGGACTGAACGCCGGCCCGATGTTTAAATTCAATGAGGCTATTTCGTTTTTTGTAAATGCTGATACGCAGGAAGAAATTGATTATTATTGGAATAGCTTAACAGCTGACGGTGGGCAGGAAAGCATGTGTGGCTGGTTAAAGGATAAATTTGGTGTAAGCTGGCAGATCGTTCCTCCGGTACTTGGAGAATTGCTCAGTCATCCTGATCGTGAAAAAGCAGGTCGGGCCATGCAGGCCATGATGCAGATGAAGAAGATCATTATTGCCGATCTGCAGAATGCATAA
- a CDS encoding DinB family protein produces the protein MTFTESFLNELNQEAVTTRKMLERVPADLFHWQPHQKSMTLKQLATHVAELPTWINLVINTKELDFEANPYQSVPLSSEQELLAYFEQSLTEGQEALANATDEQLTDRWVLRSGETIYSNELKRDFLRQCFCQVVHHRAQLGVYLRLLDIPIPGSYGPSADEQNFN, from the coding sequence ATGACATTTACCGAATCATTCCTCAATGAACTCAATCAAGAAGCTGTAACAACCCGTAAAATGCTGGAGCGTGTGCCTGCCGATCTTTTTCATTGGCAACCGCATCAAAAAAGCATGACGTTGAAACAACTTGCCACACACGTTGCTGAATTACCTACATGGATCAATCTGGTGATCAACACGAAAGAACTCGACTTTGAAGCTAATCCTTATCAGTCTGTGCCTCTTTCGAGTGAACAGGAATTACTTGCTTACTTTGAACAATCGTTGACAGAAGGACAAGAAGCTTTGGCAAATGCAACAGATGAACAACTTACCGACCGCTGGGTTTTGCGTAGCGGTGAAACAATTTACAGCAATGAATTAAAACGTGATTTTCTGCGTCAATGCTTTTGCCAGGTGGTACACCATCGTGCACAGTTAGGCGTATATCTTCGTTTGCTCGATATTCCTATTCCGGGTAGTTATGGACCAAGTGCTGATGAACAAAATTTTAATTAG
- a CDS encoding outer membrane beta-barrel protein — MKAIYGSLISLLIVVQNYAHDNQPDTSGRGTKKGNVEYGWKVEAGESFSTMSISDLSPRTTLSPKLSFLGGITFIADDFRVGRLVIGAQYKEAGVNVTTKGVEDGLLLLRYLNIPVQYHFYIGRSKRLFTGGGGYIAALLSHRTEQMSLNFEKYKNYDAGAMLTAGYRITPRIILEGGVQRGFVNVDASEARRSSRNGMAFLLLSFTMGSSTSGHMKQATLTCRKSGGDGKDY; from the coding sequence ATGAAAGCTATTTATGGATCACTTATCAGCCTATTAATTGTTGTTCAAAACTATGCACACGACAATCAACCCGATACCTCCGGAAGAGGAACTAAAAAAGGAAATGTTGAATACGGTTGGAAAGTTGAAGCAGGTGAATCATTTTCAACGATGTCAATATCCGATCTTTCGCCACGTACAACTCTAAGCCCTAAGTTATCATTTCTTGGAGGCATCACATTTATAGCTGATGATTTTCGTGTTGGCCGGTTGGTAATTGGGGCACAATATAAAGAGGCAGGTGTAAATGTCACAACAAAGGGTGTTGAAGACGGGCTTCTCCTGTTACGTTATCTGAACATTCCTGTGCAGTATCATTTTTATATAGGTCGCTCGAAACGATTATTTACCGGAGGCGGAGGATACATTGCAGCTTTGTTGTCGCACAGGACTGAACAGATGAGTTTGAATTTTGAAAAGTATAAAAATTATGATGCAGGTGCAATGCTGACAGCTGGTTATCGCATAACTCCACGAATAATATTGGAAGGCGGAGTGCAAAGAGGCTTTGTAAATGTTGATGCGTCAGAAGCACGCCGTTCTTCAAGAAACGGAATGGCTTTTCTGTTGCTGAGTTTTACAATGGGTTCTTCCACATCAGGTCATATGAAACAAGCAACGCTTACCTGTCGGAAATCAGGTGGTGACGGTAAGGATTATTGA
- a CDS encoding helix-turn-helix transcriptional regulator, whose product MDRLLGIVTLLQSKKYVPAEKIAAKYNISVRTVYRDVKALVELGIPVSFEPNRGYFVVQGYFLPPVAFSSEEANALLLTESLVYGFADKSIQKHYSSALNKVKAVLRSTQKEKLDFLDRSIRMQMHPNLQMNFEYLSQLQAAITNQTIIHLDYTNAKEESTKRKLEPIGLIYYAFSWHLIGWCYLRKDYRDFKLMRIKGLQVTDQPFQKKDHISISEFMKQLPVNY is encoded by the coding sequence ATGGATCGCCTTTTAGGAATTGTTACACTGCTGCAATCGAAAAAATATGTGCCTGCAGAAAAGATCGCTGCTAAATACAACATCAGCGTACGCACTGTTTACCGTGATGTAAAGGCATTGGTGGAGCTGGGCATACCGGTAAGTTTTGAACCGAACCGGGGTTACTTTGTAGTGCAGGGTTATTTTCTGCCACCTGTTGCTTTCAGCAGCGAAGAAGCAAATGCGTTGTTGTTGACGGAATCGCTGGTGTATGGCTTTGCAGATAAATCGATCCAGAAGCATTACTCTTCAGCATTGAATAAAGTAAAAGCTGTTCTCCGTTCAACACAAAAAGAAAAACTGGATTTTCTGGATAGGAGCATTCGTATGCAAATGCATCCGAACCTGCAAATGAATTTTGAATACCTGTCGCAATTACAGGCAGCTATCACCAATCAAACCATCATTCATCTCGATTATACAAACGCCAAAGAAGAAAGCACTAAACGAAAACTCGAACCCATTGGTCTCATCTATTATGCATTCAGTTGGCACCTGATCGGTTGGTGTTATCTGCGAAAAGATTACCGTGATTTCAAGTTGATGCGTATCAAAGGTCTGCAGGTTACTGATCAACCATTTCAGAAAAAAGATCACATCAGCATTTCGGAATTCATGAAGCAATTACCGGTTAATTATTAA
- a CDS encoding DNA alkylation repair protein encodes MTKKTAVAKASPLNEEKLTAKLFIERLEAMQSDVELKKIQRYFKSAEGDYGHGDQFMGVKMGDLFKLAISFAGLLVTEIEKLLDSPVHEVRAGAISIMDKESRSKKITPERLKSFFELYIRKHDRVNNWDLVDLGCLYMTGSYLFDKPRKILYKLVRSKNMWERRSAILSTCYFIRQNDLDDTYKLAEALLKDKEDLVQKAAGWMLRFAGDKDKKRLFSFLDKHAAVMPRVMLRNSIEKMSKKEKTHYMALK; translated from the coding sequence ATGACAAAGAAGACTGCTGTTGCGAAAGCATCTCCGTTAAACGAAGAGAAGCTTACTGCGAAACTGTTTATTGAACGGTTGGAAGCAATGCAGTCGGATGTAGAGTTGAAAAAGATACAGCGTTATTTTAAAAGTGCTGAAGGCGATTATGGGCATGGTGATCAGTTTATGGGTGTGAAAATGGGGGATCTCTTTAAATTGGCCATTTCATTTGCGGGGTTACTTGTTACTGAAATTGAAAAGTTGCTTGATAGTCCTGTCCACGAGGTAAGGGCTGGTGCTATCAGCATCATGGATAAAGAATCACGCAGCAAAAAGATAACACCCGAGCGATTGAAATCTTTCTTTGAACTATATATCCGCAAACATGATCGTGTGAATAATTGGGATCTTGTAGATCTTGGATGTTTGTACATGACGGGAAGTTATCTGTTTGACAAACCGAGAAAGATCCTTTACAAACTGGTACGTTCAAAAAATATGTGGGAACGACGCTCAGCTATTTTAAGCACCTGTTATTTCATCAGGCAAAACGACCTGGACGACACCTATAAACTTGCAGAAGCATTACTGAAAGATAAAGAAGACCTGGTGCAGAAAGCAGCAGGATGGATGTTGCGTTTTGCAGGTGATAAGGACAAGAAACGATTATTCAGTTTTCTTGATAAACATGCGGCGGTTATGCCACGTGTGATGCTGCGCAATTCAATTGAGAAGATGAGTAAAAAAGAAAAAACACATTACATGGCGCTGAAGTAA
- a CDS encoding alpha/beta fold hydrolase translates to MKHLLLLHGAIGAKDQLQPLADLLKNDFVVHVFNFSGHGGKPFAEEPFSIQAFASELEEYVIMQKIQQASVFGYSMGGYVALYLAKQQPQFFSAIITLATKFQWDEAVAAKESAMLNTEIILEKVPVFAEQLKQRHAPNDWKLVLNKTKEMLLQMGKENPLQLSDYTAINQPVLLLLGDNDKMVTRQETEAVQKALPNSSFQLLEQTAHPIEKANSTVLADIIRGFCKS, encoded by the coding sequence ATGAAACATCTGTTGTTATTGCATGGTGCCATTGGTGCAAAAGATCAACTGCAACCATTGGCTGATTTATTAAAGAATGATTTTGTGGTTCATGTTTTCAACTTTAGCGGACATGGAGGTAAGCCATTTGCAGAAGAACCTTTTTCGATACAGGCATTTGCATCCGAATTAGAGGAATACGTTATCATGCAGAAAATTCAGCAAGCATCTGTATTTGGTTACAGCATGGGCGGCTATGTAGCATTGTATCTTGCTAAACAACAACCGCAATTCTTCAGTGCAATTATAACACTTGCAACAAAATTTCAGTGGGATGAGGCAGTAGCAGCAAAGGAATCTGCAATGTTAAATACAGAAATTATACTTGAAAAAGTACCCGTATTTGCAGAACAGTTAAAACAACGACATGCACCAAACGATTGGAAACTTGTATTGAACAAAACAAAAGAGATGCTGCTGCAAATGGGGAAGGAGAATCCACTTCAGTTAAGCGATTATACAGCCATCAATCAACCGGTGCTTTTGTTGCTGGGCGATAATGATAAGATGGTTACAAGACAGGAAACAGAAGCTGTTCAAAAAGCATTGCCAAACAGCAGCTTTCAACTACTCGAACAAACAGCTCATCCTATTGAAAAAGCAAACAGTACTGTGCTGGCTGATATTATTCGTGGATTTTGTAAAAGTTAA